In the Carassius gibelio isolate Cgi1373 ecotype wild population from Czech Republic chromosome A2, carGib1.2-hapl.c, whole genome shotgun sequence genome, one interval contains:
- the LOC128022199 gene encoding oocyte zinc finger protein XlCOF26-like isoform X2, whose product MEFVRVVIGDVSDPEPFTILKEDPEEQKDPVEVKEESHELNEVEEEPRAIINSSETENKSTQKTALVCPHCGKTFRQRGHLEDHIRTHTGEKPYACLQCGKSFTHKGNLKDHMRIHSGERRFSCQHCGKRFTHKANLTDHIRIHTGEKPFSCDQCGKSFTHATSLKTHLLSHSGERPFSCHQCGQSFILAAHLKRHLRIHTNERPHVCSFCGKSFLWLCYFKDHQKKHSGVKAHVCSECGSAFTRASELKMHQRTHTGEKPYTCSCCGKSFAESGNLKKHQRVHTGEKPYQCPSCAASFSQFSHLLRHLKHQSCPKLTQFLFRPPGDQSSSAQTLTIHPKEELLPQ is encoded by the exons ATGGAGTTTGTCCGAGTGGTGATTGGAGACGTGAGTGATCCAGAACCATTCACGATATTAAAGGAGGACCCCGAGGAACAAAAAG ACCCGGTGGAGGTGAAGGAGGAAAGTCACGAGCTGAATGAAGTGGAGGAAGAACCTCGTGCGATCATAAACAGCTCAGAGACTGAAAATAAAAGCACACAGAAAACAGCACTGGTCTGTCCTCACTGTGGAAAGACTTTCAGACAGAGAGGTCATCTTGAGGATCACATCAGGACTCACACAGGAGAGAAGCCTTACGCCTGCCTCCAGTGCGGGAAGAGCTTCACACACAAGGGAAACCTGAAGGATCACATGAGGATTCACTCGGGAGAGAGACGCTTCTCCTGTCAGCACTGCGGGAAGAGGTTCACACATAAAGCCAACCTCACGGATCACATCCGGATCCACACGGGAGAGAAGCCGTTCTCCTgcgatcagtgcgggaagagcttCACACACGCCACCAGTCTGAAGACTCACCTGCTGTCTCACTCCGGAGAGCGGCCCTTCAGCTGCCATCAGTGCGGACAGAGCTTCATCCTAGCGGCGCACCTGAAGAGACACCTGCGGATCCACACCAACGAGAGACCACACGTGTGCTCCTTCTGCGGGAAGAGCTTCCTGTGGCTCTGCTACTTCAAAGACCACCAGAAGAAGCACTCGGGTGTGAAAGCTCACGTGTGCTCCGAGTGCGGCAGCGCCTTCACGAGAGCCAGCGAGCTGAAGATGCACCAGAGGAcacacaccggagagaagccctACACCTGCTCGTGCTGCGGGAAGAGCTTCGCCGAGTCTGGAAACCTGAAGAAACACCAGCGcgttcacaccggagagaagccctACCAGTGTCCCTCGTGCGCTGCCAGCTTCAGTCAGTTCAGCCATTTACTGAGACACCTAAAACACCAGAGCTGTCCGAAGCTGACGCAGTTCCTCTTCAGGCCTCCGGGGGACCAGTCCTCCTCAGCTCAAACACTCACCATTCACCCGAAGGAGGAGCTTCTGCCACAATAA
- the LOC128022259 gene encoding SLAM family member 9, which yields MTHKPVFLLGLLLGVFGADTDNTESVRVMLGDPVTLHTDLDTVRRDDHIVWVFGPDSPHNQIAELMKWSYMLSIYVSGKMPFRDALKLNHQTGSLTIKNSRSEHSGPYTLTITHDRKTSRKRFDVVVYAPLPVPIISTDSSQNSSTASERSAGPACVLMCSVTNASRATLSFFKGSDLVSSVSGSDSSGSLSLPLDVEYDDGNSYSCVVSNSISNHSTLLNISDVCQPRPAASDDSLLFCLLLIPVALTVTAVILCVWRKHRKTEEEEPDENC from the exons ATGACTCATAAACCCGTGTTTCTCCTCGGTTTACTGCTCG gTGTGTTCGGAGCAGACACAGATAACACTGAGAGCGTGAGGGTCATGCTGGGAGATCCGGTCACTCTTCACACTGACCTGGACACAGTCCGGAGAGACGATCACATCGTGTGGGTGTTTGGACCGGACAGTCCACACAACCAGATCGCAGAGCTCATGAAGTGGTCCTACATGCTCTCCATATACGTGAGCGGAAAGATGCCGTTCAGAGACGCCCTGAAGCTGAACCATCAGACCGGATCCCTGACCATTAAAAACAGCAGATCCGAACACTCTGGACCTTACACCTTAACAATCACCCATGACAGAAAGACCTCCCGCAAGAGGTTTGATGTTGTAGTCTATG CTCCGCTCCCGGTTCCCATCATCAGCACCGACTCCTCTCAGAACTCCTCCACAGCTTCAGAGCGATCTGCAGGTCCAGCGTGTGTCCTCATGTGTTCGGTGACCAACGCGTCCCGGGCCACTCTGTCCTTCTTCAAGGGCAGTGATCTGGTGTCCAGCGTCAGCGGCTCTGACTCCAGCGGCTCGCTCTCTCTTCCTCTGGATGTGGAGTATGATGATggaaacagctacagctgtgtggtCAGTAACTCCATCAGTAACCACAGCACGCTCCTGAACATCAGTGATGTCTGCCAGCCACGTCcagctgcttcag ACGACTCGCTGCTCTTCTGTCTGCTGCTGATTCCTGTGGCTCTCACAGTGACCGCCGTCATACTGTGTGTCTGgagaaaacacagaaaaacagaagaagaagagc CTGATGAGAACTGCTAG